One window from the genome of Amaranthus tricolor cultivar Red isolate AtriRed21 chromosome 9, ASM2621246v1, whole genome shotgun sequence encodes:
- the LOC130824567 gene encoding uncharacterized protein LOC130824567, with the protein MEITNICCSTSSTEIIHLGRPRPINHNRPLKSSSSSSRSSSRWKSLWKKIMREKRKMGIFECNTVAATQVHLPGYDPKTYAKNFDQGLLWEEEPDLFSRSFSMRFAAPSRLINTSIFNKNNNNNINVINNRSVSDVGHAYHRDIVICVF; encoded by the coding sequence ATGGAGATAACAAACATCTGCTGTTCTACATCCAGCACAGAAATCATACACTTAGGCCGTCCTCGTCCGATCAATCACAACCGTCcattaaaatcatcatcatcaagttcaAGATCATCATCAAGATGGAAATCACTATGGAAGAAGATAatgagagagaaaagaaagatggGAATATTCGAGTGTAACACGGTTGCAGCTACTCAGGTGCACCTTCCTGGTTATGATCCTAAAACTTATGCTAAAAACTTTGATCAAGGCCTCTTATGGGAAGAAGAACCTGATTTATTCTCACGTTCTTTCTCTATGCGTTTTGCTGCTCCTTCTAGATTAATTAACacttctatttttaataaaaataataacaataatattaatgttattaATAATAGGAGCGTTTCTGATGTGGGCCATGCTTATCATCGTGatattgtaatttgtgttttttga